The Sulfitobacter sp. OXR-159 sequence TGATCGAGATCGGCGCGATCTCCTCCTGAACATGCAGGAATTCCAGATCCCGGTGACGCTTCAGGAGCTGCACGGTCCGCCGCAGAATGCCCTTGACGGACTGACGTACCGGGAAAGGTTCTGTCGTCGCCGCATCGCGCTGTGCCGCGATGATCGACTGCGTCATCCTCGGGACCAGGGCCGCCCTTTCGTCGAATAGGGCTCGATAGGCCCGAGGATTTGTAGCATGCCAGTCCCGTAGCTTGCGATCGGGCACCAGCTCACCGCCGTTCATGCAGTTCGGATTGGCAATGGTCGGGGAGATGTCGAGGTGAAAGTCACCGGCGTAGTTCAGGCGCCAGCAGCGCTTCTTTTCTTCCAGGATCGACGCGTAATAGGCGTGTTCGCGCAGGCGCTGGCCGATCGCAGCCTTTAGGCGTGCCGGTGCGATTTCTGGGCCGAGGCCAAGGATAAAACTGATCAGGTCGACATCGAACTCGTCGCGTCCGATCGGTTTGATCGAGGTCCCTAGTGCGCCAGAGCCGTGCAGGTAGACATGGAGGGAAGCAAGCATCGGGTCGCTCGATCCGGCCAACCAATCCGCGACCGCCTCGTAGCTGGTTCGGGCTTTCTCGAACTGGGTTTGGGTCCATTCCAGCTCCTGGCAGATTTCTTCGAGGATCGTGAAGACCTGCGCCCGCCGCTGAATGGCGGTATCGGTGAGGGTGTGCGAGAAGATCTGGTTCATGCCGCGTTCCGTTCGAGTTGATGCATGGGCACGAACGGCTCGGCAGGTTGCTGGAAGAAGATGGGGGTCAGGGTGGGGCTCGCGTGCCGGGCGCTCGAAGCGCCAAGCCCCTTGAGCCTCTGGATCTTGGTGGTGTCGTCGAGGGAAAAGAAACCGTCCGGCACGCTCGGCGAGTACCGGTGAACAGCCGTCCGGTCATGCGGATCACCTGTCAGATGACGGGCAATGCCGAGCGCACCGCGAGACTGACCGTCCATGAGAAGGCTGAGAGCCTTCAACCCGAGGCCGGCTTTTCCGGGGGATTCAGGCAGCATGTAGACCTCGTCGACGCAGCCGAGGCTCAGGATGTGCAATTCCTGCGAAGACCAGCCGAGCATCGAAATCGCTTCGACGGTCGCGACGCCTACCGGATTGTTGCACCAAGTGCCGCCATCGAGAAGCCCGACATCATCCACCGTCTTGTGACGCGCGAAATAGGTTGGAGCGGCCGACGTCGCCATCGCGGCGTCGAGGGCCGGCTTCCGGTAATCCTTTGTGAGCCGCGGATGATGCGACGTCTTGTAGATGTAGACGCTGCGCTGGTCGGCATCCCAGGCCGGGATCAGCAGCCGGGTCTCCGCTTCGCCGATGAGCTTGTCGCCAAGGACGGCGTGGAGCTCGTCCCTAAGCGTCGATGCCTCGTGCTTCGGCTTGACCAAGTGACGGAAGGCCGCACGCGCATCCCGGGCCTTTTGCCCGAGCCAGCTCTTGTCTCCCGCTTGCCCGAAGATCGTCGGCCCGCGATTTTCGTAGAGTTCGAGGAGGGTCTTGGCCTTGATGCCGAGGGCTAGGCCGATCGCGAGAATACCCCCGGTTGACGTTCCCGCAATCAGGTCAAAGTAGCGGCCAATCGGTTCGTCCAGGTCTTCTTCCAAACCCGCCAGAAAGGCCGCCGGTTGGGTGCCTTTGATGCCGCCACCATCGATGCTTAGGATACGTCTCATGATGCACCTCGCTCTTCGAGGGTTGGCTCAGCCAGCCCACCATCAGGCAGTACGACGATGCTCTGAAACCTTGGTGTCAGCTCGCCCGTAAACGGTATCTTCATGGCTGCTTTCTCGTTTCTTTGCCTGTTGAGCGTTTCTTGGCGTGACTTGAAGGTTTACAAATTTGCCTTCCGTTTGGCCTCATGTTACAAAATAGGGACAAAAGGCCGCGCTTTAAAGCGTTGTAGTTTACAAAAAATCAATCATATGGGTGAAATGTAAACCACCCACTGGGAGGACGCTATGATTGGCAAGAGACTCAGAGGAGCCCGGGCGGCATCTGGCCTTTCGCTCCGTGCACTTTCCGATGCCATGGAGAACAAGGTGTCCGCTCAAGCCATAGGCAAGTACGAGCGCAATGAAGACATGCCCGGATCGGGCGTGCTGCTGAGTCTTGCCCGAGCACTCGAGGTCTCTGTGGATTTCCTACTGAGCGATGACGAGCTTGAGTTGGAGGGCGTAGAGTTTCGCAAGTCAGCCAGCTCGTCGGCCAAGGAGATCGCGACGATCGAAGCCAAGACGCTCAATATGGTTGAAAAGTACCTGGCTGTCGAAAGCTTGCTGAATCTTTCGAGCCAGGAGTGGGATGCCCCGCACGAAGCGCCCTACTGGGTGACCGATGTTCGTGATGCCGAGGACGCGGCTCGAAACATGCGTGCCTCTTGGCAGCTTGGTCATGACCCGATTCCAATGCTTGCCGAACTCCTCGAGGAGCACGGGATCAAGGTGTTGTCTCTGGACGTTGATCGGATCGATGGCCTTGCGGCCAAAGTCCGTCGAAAAGAGCATCACTCCGCGCGGGTGATCATGATCAAGAAGAAGACCTGGTCTGAACGGAAGCGCTTCAGTTTAGCTCACGAACTGGGCCACATGGTTCTTAAGGTCGCCGAAGGGTGCGATTCAGAACGCGCCGCAAATCGATTTGCTGGTGCGTTCCTCGTTCCGGCAGAAGTGCTACGGCAGGAGATTGGTGCCCGCAGAACGGACATAAGCATTGGTGAGCTCATTAGTCTGAAGGATCGGTTTGGCGTCAGCATTCAAGCGCTGACGTATCGATGCAAGGATTTGGAGATCATCAACCAGGCAACATTTGCGCGCCTTTTCAAGGTCTATAAGCAACGAGGTTGGCGGGATGAGCCGTTCGAGGAGCCGAATTCCATTCCTTGGGAACGAGAAGAACCGGACCGCTTTCAAAGGTTGTGCTTTCGTGCCCTCTCCGAGGGGTTGATTGGGTTGTCTCGTGCGGCTGAGCTTCTCGAAATACGAGTAAAAGAACTGGAAGAACGTTTGGACCACATGGCATAGTCGCTGTGTGCAAGTTCTTGTTTCTGATACCTCCGTCCTGATCGACATCGAGAGAGCCTCGCTGACAGCGAGGCTCTTTGACCTCCCCTATGATTTTGTTGTTCCAGATATTCTTTATGAAGCGGCTTCTTTTAGGGGAAGATCAACGCTTCTTCTTGCCCGGAGCAATGCTAGCTGGCGCGCTGATCCTTTCGGCCACATCTGTGCTCTCGAAGGCCTTGTTCGGCGCTGTCCTGCCCATTGGCAATGTCACGGCATTGGTGGGCGCTCCCTTCTTTGCCGCTCTTATTCTGACCAAGGGGCGCAAAGCATGGTGACGCTGCAACTTGAAAACCTCGTTGCGCGCTATGGTCGGCATGAGGTCCTCAGCAAGGCAACAACACCGCCAATTCGAGGAGGCAGTGACGGCTCTTGTGAGGGCAAATGCGGCTGGTAAGTCCACGCTGTTTCGGCGCATCGCAGGACAGATGCGGGGGGCAGGGACTGTGCGCTT is a genomic window containing:
- a CDS encoding nucleotidyltransferase; amino-acid sequence: MNQIFSHTLTDTAIQRRAQVFTILEEICQELEWTQTQFEKARTSYEAVADWLAGSSDPMLASLHVYLHGSGALGTSIKPIGRDEFDVDLISFILGLGPEIAPARLKAAIGQRLREHAYYASILEEKKRCWRLNYAGDFHLDISPTIANPNCMNGGELVPDRKLRDWHATNPRAYRALFDERAALVPRMTQSIIAAQRDAATTEPFPVRQSVKGILRRTVQLLKRHRDLEFLHVQEEIAPISIIITTLAMRSYEMCVRRHVFADELEVLIDTIRLMPVFIERPLVNGRQIYAVLNETTNGENFAERWNEEPARVEAFYKWHSKALADFESLRDLVGLDAIVGSMKDSLGDKLVARTMNRRMDALNEGRKTGALVLGAGVGLTTQQSAASTPVPKNEFFGD
- a CDS encoding CBASS cGAMP-activated phospholipase, with protein sequence MRRILSIDGGGIKGTQPAAFLAGLEEDLDEPIGRYFDLIAGTSTGGILAIGLALGIKAKTLLELYENRGPTIFGQAGDKSWLGQKARDARAAFRHLVKPKHEASTLRDELHAVLGDKLIGEAETRLLIPAWDADQRSVYIYKTSHHPRLTKDYRKPALDAAMATSAAPTYFARHKTVDDVGLLDGGTWCNNPVGVATVEAISMLGWSSQELHILSLGCVDEVYMLPESPGKAGLGLKALSLLMDGQSRGALGIARHLTGDPHDRTAVHRYSPSVPDGFFSLDDTTKIQRLKGLGASSARHASPTLTPIFFQQPAEPFVPMHQLERNAA
- a CDS encoding XRE family transcriptional regulator; translation: MIGKRLRGARAASGLSLRALSDAMENKVSAQAIGKYERNEDMPGSGVLLSLARALEVSVDFLLSDDELELEGVEFRKSASSSAKEIATIEAKTLNMVEKYLAVESLLNLSSQEWDAPHEAPYWVTDVRDAEDAARNMRASWQLGHDPIPMLAELLEEHGIKVLSLDVDRIDGLAAKVRRKEHHSARVIMIKKKTWSERKRFSLAHELGHMVLKVAEGCDSERAANRFAGAFLVPAEVLRQEIGARRTDISIGELISLKDRFGVSIQALTYRCKDLEIINQATFARLFKVYKQRGWRDEPFEEPNSIPWEREEPDRFQRLCFRALSEGLIGLSRAAELLEIRVKELEERLDHMA